In the Pelagicoccus albus genome, AGAGGAGACAGGAAACTCGGGGACAAATTTAGGGGAATTGATTTTTACGCTTTCACTGGCTTGGCGTAGGGGAGTCTCTACTGAAGAGGTTTGGGATACGACTCCTTTTAGAGCCTCATTTGGGGGTATTTTCGTTCGGCTCCGCCCTTTGGTCCTGAGCGATACTTTGACAATTGGTCCAAATTCAGCGTTGCTGGATAGCAATTGACGCCCGCTTCTCTTTTTAGGGCCGCGGGATCTTTTAATCGAAAACTATAAACTGATTGTTTTGTACAAGTTCGTTCACCGAAATCCATTTCCTCTTATTACTGAAAAACGCTCTCTTCAGAGCATTCTCTTCCCTGTATCCAGCGGCGAGTAGGTCAGGAGGCTGTTATGGACACTAGCAAGAAGCGCACTGTCGTAGTTAAAATTGGTTCCAGTCTCTTGGTTAACGATGAGACGGGTAAGCTAAGGATGGATTTTCTCTACCATCTCATGAACGACGTGGTGACAATGAAGTCCCGTGGGTTCAACGTGGTTTTAGTTTCCTCCGGCTCGGTCGCGCTCGGGCGTCGATTCGGTAAAGTGCCTCCTGATGCGAATCTAACTTTGCCCCAGAAACAGGCGGCTGCAGCCCTTGGCCAACCGGTTTTGATGGCGGCTTATCAGAATTTTGCCAACGAGCACGATTTTCGTACCGCTCAGATCTTGATCACTCGACACGACTTCGAGGACAGGAAGCGTTTTGTAAACGCAGAAGATACCTTCGAAGAGCTCATTGGCCAAGGGATCGTGCCAATCGTTAATGAAAACGACACTCTGGCTACCAAGCATCTGAGGGTGGGGGACAACGACCGTTTGGCCGCCAAGGTATGTCACATGGTGGAGGCTGACGACCTCGTCATTCTAACGAACGTAGGAGGAATGCTCGACGAAAATAAGAAGATCATCCCTGTGATCGAGACCTTGGATGAGAGCATCTATGCTATGGCTGGAGGGTCTTCAGGTGTGGGAACAGGTGGCATGGTCACCAAACTGCAGGCTGGTGAAATCGCTCAGGCTTCCGGTTGCCGCACACACATCACCAGCGGGGATTGCATCAATCCTGTCGTCGATGCTTTGGATGGAGAGCGGGAGCATACTGTGATCGAGTCGAACATCACGCCTGAGAGCGCAAGGCACCTTTGGATTGCTACCAGCTTGGATGTACGGGGATTCCTAGAAATTAAGGAAACTTCGTTGGACTCTCTTAAGCTCGGCCGAAGCCTTTTCTCTGAGGACCTGCAGAGTGTATCCGGTCAGTTCGGACGTGGCGATGTGGTCAGCATCAATTCCGGTGATCAGGAAGTCGCTAGGGGAATCGTGGCTTTCAACCACTTCGAGGCCCAAGCCCTTTTGGAGCGAAGGAGCCCCGATATCTTTTCAGTTCTCGGCTACAACACTCGCCCAGACATCGTTCATAAGAACGATTTGGCGTTTTTGACCGCGCCAACCGAATTGATCTAAAAAAGGCGCCTCAGCAGGAGGCGCCTTTTTTTGGGTGAGTGTTCTGGGAGCTCTTAGCTTGTTGCCTTGATTTCCGATTCCTTGATGGCGGGATAGCCATCTGCGATCTCTTCGTCCTCTTTTTTCCAGCGAGTCATCTCGGCTTTGGTAGCCTTGGGCGAGAAGCGTCCAGTAGCCGCATAGAGGATCCCGATACACGGAGCGATCCAACATGCGAATGCAAGGGGGATATAGAGGAGGTTCTCCATATTCCCTTTGCCGATTTCTAAGCCGAGCGCCGAGATTACAAAAGCGCCTCCGGCGTTCCAAGGGATTAAGGGTGACATCAGGGTACCTCCTTCTTCCACGGCTCGAGAGAGGTTCAAGGTCGAATAGCGGAGTCCGCGGTAGACGGGTGCGAACATTCTGCCTGGAAGGGCGATGGATAGGTAGGGGTCGCCTGCTACCAGATTAGTGGCGAATGAAGTTCCGATGGCTGCTGCTTGGATTCCTCCAAACGATTCTACCTTGCTTTGGATCGCTCCAATTATGGTCCGAAGACAACCGGTTCGTTCTAGGACGCCGCCAAATCCGAGTGCGATCAAGATGAGGGAGATTGTCCACATCATGGACTGGATACCGCCACGGTTCAGAAGTCCGTCGATTTCGGAGATTCCCGTTTCGATCGAGTAGCCATTGTTCGCATACTGGAATATGTCCTGGAGGGACTCGCCCTGAGCCACCATGGCTAGTATCGAGCCCAGCACGACGCCCGCGAACAGGGAAGGGATGGGAGGAAATTTTTTCAGAGCCAAGACCATTACGAGCAGAGCTGGCAAGAGCAGCCAAACAGAGATTGAAAAGCTTGAATCTAAAGCGGTCGTGATCGCTTCAATTTTCCCGAAGGACACTTCCTCATCTCCCATCAACTTGAAGCCAGCTATGAAGTAGATTGTGAGAGCGATGAGCATGGCAGGAATCGTTGTCGGTACCATGTTCTTGATGTGGGAGAATACATTGGTGCCAGTTACCGCGGGAGCGAGATTGGTCGTATCCGATAGAGGCGAAACCTTGTCGCCGAAAAATGAACCCGATACCACGGCTCCAGCTGTCCAATAGACGGGGATTTCAAACCCCGCTCCGATCCCCATCAAAGCGAGGCCGACGGTGGCTACCGTGCCCCACGACGTACCCAATGAAACGGAAACGAATGAGCAGATAAGCATGCTCGCTACTAAGAAATACTCTGGCGACAGAAGCTTAAGCCCGAAGTAGATAATGCTGGGCACAGTACCGCTAGCGATCCAGACACCGATTATCATTCCTACTGCGATGAGCACTGAAACAGAGGGAAGGGCAATCTGGATAACTCTGAAGAGCCCGCTTTCTATCTCATCCCATTTCATGCCAAGTCGAACACCGAGCAAGCTCGTTATGGCGATTCCGATCACGAGCGGAATATGCGGTTCAAACACGCCGAAGTAGAATATCTGAAGTCCGATGACTAAAAGAGTCAGAACGACGGGTGTTATTGCCTGTAATAGACTGGGCTGAATGGATCTGTTTTTTGAAGACATGATATGTGTATTCTCGATGAGAATACATTCTGGATTATTTGTTTTCCTTTCTGAGACAGCTCGAAGCGAGCTGCCGTAAAAGGTCCAGCGTAACAAATCATGGCTCCATGTGCGGGTTCAAGGGTATTCCTGAAATGGTCAATTTGATGGGTGACGTATACCAACCTTATGCTGTATCCAAATTTAGGTGTCAGACGCATGTGTGACTCCTTCTTTCTAGCCGTGGATTAAGTGCGATTTGCACTTATCCGCTTACAAATTACGTGCAGAATGCACCTTTGATATGCACCTGAAAATTGGATACGGGGGATTTTCGCCGTGGCGCGGGAATTGCGAATGGTTTGGCCATGACTAAACCACTCAAGTATATCCTTCTCGCTGCTGTATCTAGCCTAACCGTTATTTTCGCCACCGGTTGCTCCACTGTTGATGGAATCGGTAAAGACGTGGAGAAGCTTGGCGAGGAGGTTCAGGATGCTGCCGACTAGGGCAGCGATTGTATCTCAGCTCTACAAGTAAAACAACCAGCTCCGAGGAGCTATCAGGTGCTACGCACTTCGATAGCTCTTTGTTTTGGTTCTAGTGAGTGGGGCATTCTAACGCTAGCTGACAGTATTTCAGTCTTGTGCGTTACGGCGGCGGAAAAGTTGTTTTGCCAACAGTTGGGACGCCGAAGCTACCGCTCCACATAGCGCGGTAATTCCCGCGATGATGGGGAGAAATATGTGTACAGCTGCGAGTAGGATGAGCTCTTCCATAGGGGTGTTGGTTGAGTTTGTTATTGGACTTCAAATGAAAGAGCAAGTTAAAATAGTTGTAAATACCTATATGTAATACAGTTATCCTGTAGTGTTTATACGGAGGATTGCGTGGTCTTGTCGTTCCGGCGTTCTCTAGCTTGCCGATTAGGCTGTTTTGAAGTCGGATGCTTGGATGAGTCGGAACATGTGTTACAGGTGTAATAGGCCTAGGGCGGTGTGCTGGTGTGGCCAGATCAAGCCTATGCCGTCTCGCACGAAGTTCGTGATTTTGATGCATCCGTACGAGCACCGCCGAGTGAAGCTGAATACTGGCCGACTTACCCATTTTTGCCTTGCTGACAGCGAACTGATCGTTGGCGATCGCTTCGACAATCATGACCGCGTGCAGTCCCTCATACACGACCCGGCAAACTTTCCCGTACTTCTTTACCCAGGGAGTGATGCAAGGGACCTATCGAAAGGGGAGCTCGCCGAAGATGACTTTGTCGGGCGTCGTTTGGTGGTTTTCTTGTTAGATGGTACTTGGAGAAAGGTACGTCCCATGTTGCGGGAGAGCTTAAG is a window encoding:
- the nhaC gene encoding Na+/H+ antiporter NhaC — translated: MSSKNRSIQPSLLQAITPVVLTLLVIGLQIFYFGVFEPHIPLVIGIAITSLLGVRLGMKWDEIESGLFRVIQIALPSVSVLIAVGMIIGVWIASGTVPSIIYFGLKLLSPEYFLVASMLICSFVSVSLGTSWGTVATVGLALMGIGAGFEIPVYWTAGAVVSGSFFGDKVSPLSDTTNLAPAVTGTNVFSHIKNMVPTTIPAMLIALTIYFIAGFKLMGDEEVSFGKIEAITTALDSSFSISVWLLLPALLVMVLALKKFPPIPSLFAGVVLGSILAMVAQGESLQDIFQYANNGYSIETGISEIDGLLNRGGIQSMMWTISLILIALGFGGVLERTGCLRTIIGAIQSKVESFGGIQAAAIGTSFATNLVAGDPYLSIALPGRMFAPVYRGLRYSTLNLSRAVEEGGTLMSPLIPWNAGGAFVISALGLEIGKGNMENLLYIPLAFACWIAPCIGILYAATGRFSPKATKAEMTRWKKEDEEIADGYPAIKESEIKATS
- a CDS encoding tRNA-uridine aminocarboxypropyltransferase translates to MCYRCNRPRAVCWCGQIKPMPSRTKFVILMHPYEHRRVKLNTGRLTHFCLADSELIVGDRFDNHDRVQSLIHDPANFPVLLYPGSDARDLSKGELAEDDFVGRRLVVFLLDGTWRKVRPMLRESLSLQALPKIMFSEAAPSRYLFKKQPEPGCLSTLEAAHELLLVLDRYGLDDYSQPDQMLDLFMSMQVYQVNRERENRKTGSVPKKDRSGANTRFNPSKRRKVFTSQKRDQA
- the proB gene encoding glutamate 5-kinase; translation: MDTSKKRTVVVKIGSSLLVNDETGKLRMDFLYHLMNDVVTMKSRGFNVVLVSSGSVALGRRFGKVPPDANLTLPQKQAAAALGQPVLMAAYQNFANEHDFRTAQILITRHDFEDRKRFVNAEDTFEELIGQGIVPIVNENDTLATKHLRVGDNDRLAAKVCHMVEADDLVILTNVGGMLDENKKIIPVIETLDESIYAMAGGSSGVGTGGMVTKLQAGEIAQASGCRTHITSGDCINPVVDALDGEREHTVIESNITPESARHLWIATSLDVRGFLEIKETSLDSLKLGRSLFSEDLQSVSGQFGRGDVVSINSGDQEVARGIVAFNHFEAQALLERRSPDIFSVLGYNTRPDIVHKNDLAFLTAPTELI
- a CDS encoding entericidin A/B family lipoprotein, whose protein sequence is MTKPLKYILLAAVSSLTVIFATGCSTVDGIGKDVEKLGEEVQDAAD